A single window of uncultured Methanospirillum sp. DNA harbors:
- a CDS encoding ribose 1,5-bisphosphate isomerase, translating into MTLEETAARIKSMEIRGAGRIARAAAKALLDYSQSGTYQDLKSYRERMMAASEMLAGVRPTAVSLPNAVNLISKPLSRAETLDEAKSGIEERARAFIIHSEQAVAKIGEIGARHIRDGDVVMTHCNSEAALQCILTAHQQGMDIEVYATEVRPRNQGHITIKTLSDAGVKTNFIVDSAARYFMKEVDLCITGADAITVNGAVINKIGTSQIALAAKEARVNFLVAAETYKFAPRTILGERILIEERPADEVLPDAVRKTLPQVTVRNPTFDVTPAEYVDLIITEQGAIPPGMAYTIIKEHLQWDMDNLCTDYPYCEEE; encoded by the coding sequence ATGACCCTTGAGGAGACTGCTGCCCGGATCAAGAGCATGGAGATCCGGGGTGCCGGGAGGATAGCACGTGCCGCTGCCAAAGCACTGCTTGACTATTCCCAGTCAGGCACATACCAGGATCTGAAATCATACCGGGAGCGTATGATGGCGGCATCAGAGATGCTGGCAGGTGTCCGGCCTACCGCGGTCTCTCTGCCCAACGCGGTCAACCTGATCTCAAAGCCCCTTTCCCGGGCAGAGACCCTTGATGAGGCAAAGTCAGGGATTGAAGAACGTGCCAGGGCGTTCATCATCCATTCAGAACAGGCTGTCGCAAAGATCGGTGAGATCGGTGCCCGGCACATCAGGGACGGGGATGTGGTTATGACCCACTGCAACTCTGAAGCTGCACTTCAGTGTATCCTCACCGCTCATCAGCAGGGGATGGATATTGAGGTGTATGCAACCGAAGTGAGACCGCGAAACCAGGGGCATATCACGATCAAGACCCTCTCTGATGCCGGGGTAAAGACAAACTTCATCGTCGATTCAGCAGCCCGTTACTTTATGAAAGAGGTCGATCTCTGTATCACCGGTGCTGATGCCATCACGGTGAATGGGGCAGTCATCAACAAGATTGGCACCTCCCAGATCGCCCTGGCAGCCAAGGAAGCACGGGTGAACTTTCTGGTTGCTGCAGAGACCTACAAGTTTGCCCCTCGGACAATCCTTGGTGAGCGGATACTTATCGAGGAGCGGCCTGCTGACGAGGTTCTTCCTGACGCAGTTCGAAAGACCCTCCCTCAGGTGACCGTTCGTAACCCTACCTTTGATGTAACCCCGGCAGAGTATGTTGACCTGATCATCACCGAGCAGGGAGCAATTCCCCCGGGTATGGCATACACAATCATAAAAGAACATCTTCAATGGGATATGGACAATCTCTGTACTGATTACCCGTATTGCGAGGAGGAATAA
- a CDS encoding HAD family hydrolase, translated as MSIAVVFDSAGTLLHTYRMAKDVDSGELYPDIETTMLTFADPSRVLCVIHAHSHGIMAAPADQLFSLFMKEHNLGFGISCTRRVVEAEEIGKILMSDTTARVGDMQECMRIIWSKIREEAIVALNSGVIVHTGKGRIEFTVTAGGTPFPGAKETIRELHRLGVATFIASGDREAKLERMADYLGIPRDQVFGVATPTVKERIVRDLKEDYETVIMVGDSINDLLAMRAADIAVLTEQQCSQKPDELIAAVNHRIHDVREVIGIINPLI; from the coding sequence ATGTCAATCGCGGTCGTCTTTGACAGTGCAGGGACGCTCCTTCATACCTATCGGATGGCCAAGGATGTGGATTCCGGAGAACTGTATCCGGATATCGAGACGACCATGCTCACCTTTGCTGATCCGAGCAGGGTTCTCTGTGTCATTCACGCCCACTCCCACGGGATCATGGCAGCACCAGCAGATCAACTCTTCTCCTTGTTTATGAAAGAACATAACCTGGGATTTGGGATCTCCTGTACCCGTCGGGTGGTTGAGGCTGAAGAGATCGGCAAAATCCTGATGAGTGATACTACTGCCAGAGTCGGGGATATGCAGGAATGCATGCGGATCATCTGGTCAAAGATCAGGGAAGAGGCCATTGTTGCCCTGAACAGCGGAGTGATCGTTCACACAGGAAAAGGCCGGATAGAGTTCACTGTTACGGCCGGGGGAACCCCGTTCCCGGGGGCAAAAGAGACGATCCGTGAACTGCACAGGCTCGGGGTGGCCACCTTTATCGCTTCAGGAGACAGGGAGGCGAAGCTTGAGAGGATGGCAGATTACCTGGGAATACCACGCGACCAGGTCTTCGGAGTGGCAACACCGACAGTAAAAGAGCGGATTGTCAGGGACCTGAAAGAGGATTATGAGACGGTAATCATGGTTGGGGATTCGATAAACGATCTGCTGGCGATGCGGGCTGCAGATATCGCGGTTCTCACCGAGCAACAGTGTTCGCAAAAACCTGATGAACTGATAGCGGCTGTCAACCACCGGATTCATGATGTCAGGGAAGTAATCGGGATCATCAATCCCCTGATCTGA